A DNA window from Streptomyces bacillaris contains the following coding sequences:
- a CDS encoding alpha/beta hydrolase, whose product MLTRRAAFTAALAALGSTALPATTATALPRAPAAGTPAPHATPPRPTPSRPAGARSPGRPLAATLPRPTGRHPVATLSVPLTDTTRTDPFAPHPGPRELMVQLWYPATTAPPRPSAPYTDPGTAAALEVAWGMRPGVLAAVTTHARTGDLSSLGARTGGPGAGGPRTGGRPAPGTRTAVVLSHGRGASRALTSGLAEELASRGHLVAAVDHTYDAAAVRFPDGRLVRGALPAEPDDWDAQDRLEVAVRAADLRCVADALCRSRRPLAGVAVRRVGLLGHSLGGAAAAEAMRLDRRFVAGLDLDGGLFGTTVPETGLDRPFLLLTSSPDHPTWARWRAHHRHWGRHLHLAGGGHLTATDVPALAHAAGLRERWPEPLYAEFLGTLAPARAAAVTRAYTTAFFDKFLLGHRRPLLDGPVPRYPEIEFRWTRGR is encoded by the coding sequence GTGCTCACCCGACGCGCAGCGTTCACGGCCGCCCTCGCGGCCCTCGGCTCCACCGCCCTGCCGGCCACCACCGCCACCGCCCTCCCCCGCGCCCCGGCAGCCGGCACCCCGGCCCCGCACGCCACGCCGCCGCGCCCCACGCCGTCGCGCCCCGCCGGCGCCCGCTCCCCCGGCAGGCCCCTCGCCGCGACGCTCCCCCGCCCCACGGGCAGGCACCCCGTCGCCACCCTCTCCGTCCCGCTGACCGACACCACCCGCACCGACCCCTTCGCCCCGCACCCGGGCCCGCGCGAGCTGATGGTGCAGCTCTGGTACCCGGCCACCACCGCCCCGCCGCGCCCGAGCGCCCCCTACACGGACCCGGGGACCGCGGCCGCGCTGGAGGTGGCGTGGGGCATGCGGCCCGGGGTGCTGGCGGCCGTCACCACGCACGCCCGTACGGGAGACCTGTCGTCTCTCGGAGCCCGTACGGGAGGTCCGGGGGCAGGAGGTCCACGTACGGGAGGGCGCCCGGCCCCCGGCACCCGTACGGCCGTCGTCCTGAGCCATGGGCGGGGCGCGTCCCGGGCCCTCACCAGCGGCCTGGCCGAGGAACTCGCCTCGCGCGGCCATCTCGTCGCGGCCGTCGACCACACCTACGACGCCGCCGCCGTCCGGTTCCCCGACGGCCGGCTGGTGCGCGGCGCGCTGCCCGCCGAACCGGACGACTGGGACGCCCAGGACCGGCTGGAGGTCGCCGTGCGCGCCGCGGACCTGCGGTGTGTGGCCGACGCGCTGTGCCGGAGCCGCCGCCCGCTCGCCGGGGTCGCGGTCCGGCGCGTCGGGCTGCTCGGCCACTCGCTGGGCGGGGCGGCGGCGGCCGAGGCGATGCGGCTGGACCGGCGCTTCGTGGCCGGACTCGACCTGGACGGCGGCCTGTTCGGCACCACCGTCCCGGAGACGGGCCTCGACCGCCCGTTCCTCCTCCTCACCTCGTCGCCGGACCACCCGACCTGGGCGCGGTGGCGCGCGCACCACCGGCACTGGGGGCGCCACCTGCACCTCGCGGGCGGCGGCCACCTCACGGCCACCGACGTACCGGCCCTGGCGCACGCGGCCGGGCTCCGGGAGCGGTGGCCCGAACCGCTGTACGCGGAGTTCCTCGGCACCCTTGCCCCGGCCCGGGCGGCCGCGGTCACCCGCGCGTACACCACCGCGTTCTTCGACAAATTCCTCCTCGGCCACCGACGCCCGCTCCTCGACGGGCCGGTACCGCGCTACCCGGAGATCGAGTTCCGCTGGACACGGGGGCGCTGA
- a CDS encoding class I SAM-dependent methyltransferase, with protein MTGQPDRWAELTGGQAGEEYALRFARLAESGHDVHGEATFCATLLRPGARVLDAGCGTGRIAIRLTELGHRCTGVDVDASMLAVARRQAPAQEWLLGDLAHLDTLDLEPGFDLALAAGNVVPLLAPGTEPAVVRQLAATLRPGGLLVTGMGLDAAHLPLPEPTVTLTEFDTWCTEAGLSLLQRYATWSGDTFHPGGGYAVSVHTRTE; from the coding sequence ATGACTGGGCAACCCGACCGCTGGGCGGAGCTGACCGGTGGACAGGCCGGTGAGGAGTACGCGCTCCGCTTCGCCCGGCTGGCGGAGTCGGGCCACGACGTCCACGGCGAGGCCACGTTCTGCGCGACCCTGCTGCGGCCCGGCGCGCGGGTGCTCGACGCGGGGTGCGGGACCGGCCGGATCGCGATCCGGCTCACCGAGCTGGGCCACCGGTGCACCGGCGTGGACGTCGACGCCTCGATGCTCGCGGTCGCCCGCCGCCAGGCCCCCGCCCAGGAGTGGCTCCTGGGCGACCTGGCCCACCTGGACACCCTCGACCTGGAGCCGGGCTTCGACCTGGCCCTGGCCGCCGGAAACGTCGTCCCGCTCCTGGCCCCCGGCACCGAGCCGGCCGTCGTCCGCCAGCTGGCCGCCACCCTGCGCCCCGGCGGCCTGCTGGTCACCGGCATGGGCCTGGACGCGGCCCACCTCCCCCTGCCCGAACCCACGGTCACCCTCACGGAGTTCGACACCTGGTGCACGGAGGCCGGGCTGTCCCTGCTCCAGCGGTACGCGACGTGGAGCGGTGACACCTTCCACCCGGGCGGCGGCTACGCGGTGAGCGTGCACACGCGTACGGAGTGA
- a CDS encoding GNAT family N-acetyltransferase, with the protein MPLTTPTLRTARLRLRPFTAADADGLFALHSSAEVMRYWDSPAWTEQARVERFLTMCRTMADEGSGVRLALDRASDGAFVGWCTLARWNPEYRSASLGYCLDKTAWGHGYATEAAHAVLRWAFDTLGLNRVQAETDTRNLASARVLEKVGFVREGTLREECVVNGEVSDTWVFGLLRREWQPPAGT; encoded by the coding sequence ATGCCTCTGACCACCCCCACCCTGCGCACCGCCCGACTGCGGCTGCGCCCCTTCACGGCCGCGGACGCGGACGGCCTCTTCGCCCTGCACAGCAGCGCCGAGGTGATGCGCTACTGGGACTCCCCCGCCTGGACCGAACAGGCCCGCGTGGAGCGCTTCCTGACGATGTGCCGGACCATGGCGGACGAGGGCTCCGGGGTACGCCTGGCCCTCGACCGGGCCTCCGACGGGGCCTTCGTCGGCTGGTGCACGCTGGCCCGGTGGAACCCGGAGTACCGCAGCGCGTCCCTGGGCTACTGCCTCGACAAGACCGCGTGGGGCCACGGCTACGCGACGGAGGCCGCGCACGCCGTGCTGCGGTGGGCGTTCGACACGCTGGGCCTGAACCGGGTCCAGGCCGAGACCGACACACGCAACCTCGCGTCCGCCCGGGTGCTGGAGAAGGTGGGCTTCGTCCGTGAGGGCACGCTGCGGGAGGAGTGCGTCGTGAACGGCGAGGTCTCCGACACCTGGGTGTTCGGACTGCTCAGGCGGGAGTGGCAGCCGCCGGCGGGCACCTGA